A stretch of Gorilla gorilla gorilla isolate KB3781 chromosome 9, NHGRI_mGorGor1-v2.1_pri, whole genome shotgun sequence DNA encodes these proteins:
- the CYB5R2 gene encoding NADH-cytochrome b5 reductase 2 isoform X3, translated as MNSRRREPITLRDPEAKYPLPLIEKEEISHNTRRFRFGLPSPDHVLGLPVGNYVQLLAKIDNELVVRAYTPVSSDDDRGFVDLIIKIYFKNVHPQYPEGGKMTQYLENMKIGETIFFRGPKGRLFYHGPGNLGIRPDQTSEPKKKLADHLGMIAGGTGITPMLQLIRHITKDPSDMTRMSLIFANQTEEDILVRKELEEIARTHPDQFNLWYTLDRPPIGWKYSSGFITADMIKEHLPPPGKSTLILVCGPPPLIQKAAHPNLEKLGYTQDMIFTY; from the exons ATGAACTCCAGGAGGAGAGAGCCAATCACCTTACGGGACCCTGAAGCCAAGTACCCGCTGCCCTTGATTGAGAAAGAG gaAATCAGCCACAACACCCGGAGGTTCCGCTTTGGACTGCCTTCGCCGGACCATGTCTTAGGGCTTCCTGTAG GTAACTATGTCCAGCTCTTGGCGAAAATTGACAATGAATTGGTGGTCAGGGCTTACACCCCTGTCTCCAGTGATGATGACAGAGGCTTTGTGGACCTAATTATAAAG ATCTACTTCAAAAATGTACACCCCCAATATCCTGAAGGTGGGAAGATGACTCAGTATTTGGAGAACATGAAAATCGGGGAGACCATCTTTTTTCGAGGGCCAAAGGGACGCTTGTTTTACCATGGGCCAG GGAATCTTGGAATCAGACCAGACCAGACGAGTGAGCCTAAAAAAAAACTGGCCGATCACCTGGGAATGATTGCTGGGGGCACAG GCATCACACCCATGTTGCAGCTCATTCGCCACATCACCAAGGACCCCAGTGACATGACCAGGATGTCCCTCATCTTTGCCAACCAG ACAGAGGAGGATATCTTGGTCAGAAAAGAGCTTGAAGAAATTGCCAGGACTCACCCAGACCAGTTCAACCTGTGGTACACCCTGGACAGGCCTCCCATTG GCTGGAAGTACAGCTCAGGCTTCATTACTGCCGACATGATCAAGGAGCACCTTCCTCCTCCAGGGAAGTCCACGCTCATCCTGGTGTGTGGCCCACCACCACTGATCCAGAAGGCGGCTCACCCTAACCTGGAGAAGCTGGGTTATACCCAGGACATGATTTTCACCTACTAA
- the CYB5R2 gene encoding NADH-cytochrome b5 reductase 2 isoform X2, with product MLGVSLRDPSLLLTITVIGVTVLVLVLKSMNSRRREPITLRDPEAKYPLPLIEKEEISHNTRRFRFGLPSPDHVLGLPVGNYVQLLAKIDNELVVRAYTPVSSDDDRGFVDLIIKIYFKNVHPQYPEGGKMTQYLENMKIGETIFFRGPKGRLFYHGPGNLGIRPDQTSEPKKKLADHLGMIAGGTGITPMLQLIRHITKDPSDMTRMSLIFANQTEEDILVRKELEEIARTHPDQFNLWYTLDRPPIGWKYSSGFITADMIKEHLPPPGKSTLILVCGPPPLIQKAAHPNLEKLGYTQDMIFTY from the exons ATGTTGGGCGTCTCACTCCGG GACCCGTCCCTGCTCCTGACCATCACCGTCATTGGGGTCACTGTGCTCGTGTTGGTCCTGAAGAGCATGAACTCCAGGAGGAGAGAGCCAATCACCTTACGGGACCCTGAAGCCAAGTACCCGCTGCCCTTGATTGAGAAAGAG gaAATCAGCCACAACACCCGGAGGTTCCGCTTTGGACTGCCTTCGCCGGACCATGTCTTAGGGCTTCCTGTAG GTAACTATGTCCAGCTCTTGGCGAAAATTGACAATGAATTGGTGGTCAGGGCTTACACCCCTGTCTCCAGTGATGATGACAGAGGCTTTGTGGACCTAATTATAAAG ATCTACTTCAAAAATGTACACCCCCAATATCCTGAAGGTGGGAAGATGACTCAGTATTTGGAGAACATGAAAATCGGGGAGACCATCTTTTTTCGAGGGCCAAAGGGACGCTTGTTTTACCATGGGCCAG GGAATCTTGGAATCAGACCAGACCAGACGAGTGAGCCTAAAAAAAAACTGGCCGATCACCTGGGAATGATTGCTGGGGGCACAG GCATCACACCCATGTTGCAGCTCATTCGCCACATCACCAAGGACCCCAGTGACATGACCAGGATGTCCCTCATCTTTGCCAACCAG ACAGAGGAGGATATCTTGGTCAGAAAAGAGCTTGAAGAAATTGCCAGGACTCACCCAGACCAGTTCAACCTGTGGTACACCCTGGACAGGCCTCCCATTG GCTGGAAGTACAGCTCAGGCTTCATTACTGCCGACATGATCAAGGAGCACCTTCCTCCTCCAGGGAAGTCCACGCTCATCCTGGTGTGTGGCCCACCACCACTGATCCAGAAGGCGGCTCACCCTAACCTGGAGAAGCTGGGTTATACCCAGGACATGATTTTCACCTACTAA
- the CYB5R2 gene encoding NADH-cytochrome b5 reductase 2 isoform X1: MNERSSALSKCLQLGDAPASAPPRKHPPRTRPRAGAHEDPSLLLTITVIGVTVLVLVLKSMNSRRREPITLRDPEAKYPLPLIEKEEISHNTRRFRFGLPSPDHVLGLPVGNYVQLLAKIDNELVVRAYTPVSSDDDRGFVDLIIKIYFKNVHPQYPEGGKMTQYLENMKIGETIFFRGPKGRLFYHGPGNLGIRPDQTSEPKKKLADHLGMIAGGTGITPMLQLIRHITKDPSDMTRMSLIFANQTEEDILVRKELEEIARTHPDQFNLWYTLDRPPIGWKYSSGFITADMIKEHLPPPGKSTLILVCGPPPLIQKAAHPNLEKLGYTQDMIFTY, encoded by the exons ATGAATGAACGCAGCAGCGCTCTGAGTAAATGTCTTCAACTCGGCGACGCCCCTGCTTCGGCCCCACCCCGCAAACACCCACCCCGGACCAGGCCCAGAGCAGGCGCCCATGAG GACCCGTCCCTGCTCCTGACCATCACCGTCATTGGGGTCACTGTGCTCGTGTTGGTCCTGAAGAGCATGAACTCCAGGAGGAGAGAGCCAATCACCTTACGGGACCCTGAAGCCAAGTACCCGCTGCCCTTGATTGAGAAAGAG gaAATCAGCCACAACACCCGGAGGTTCCGCTTTGGACTGCCTTCGCCGGACCATGTCTTAGGGCTTCCTGTAG GTAACTATGTCCAGCTCTTGGCGAAAATTGACAATGAATTGGTGGTCAGGGCTTACACCCCTGTCTCCAGTGATGATGACAGAGGCTTTGTGGACCTAATTATAAAG ATCTACTTCAAAAATGTACACCCCCAATATCCTGAAGGTGGGAAGATGACTCAGTATTTGGAGAACATGAAAATCGGGGAGACCATCTTTTTTCGAGGGCCAAAGGGACGCTTGTTTTACCATGGGCCAG GGAATCTTGGAATCAGACCAGACCAGACGAGTGAGCCTAAAAAAAAACTGGCCGATCACCTGGGAATGATTGCTGGGGGCACAG GCATCACACCCATGTTGCAGCTCATTCGCCACATCACCAAGGACCCCAGTGACATGACCAGGATGTCCCTCATCTTTGCCAACCAG ACAGAGGAGGATATCTTGGTCAGAAAAGAGCTTGAAGAAATTGCCAGGACTCACCCAGACCAGTTCAACCTGTGGTACACCCTGGACAGGCCTCCCATTG GCTGGAAGTACAGCTCAGGCTTCATTACTGCCGACATGATCAAGGAGCACCTTCCTCCTCCAGGGAAGTCCACGCTCATCCTGGTGTGTGGCCCACCACCACTGATCCAGAAGGCGGCTCACCCTAACCTGGAGAAGCTGGGTTATACCCAGGACATGATTTTCACCTACTAA